In a single window of the Nodularia spumigena CCY9414 genome:
- a CDS encoding alpha/beta fold hydrolase: MSLRQGRLQSQYTIVNGLLMHARVSAEPPDAAVVILVHGVVVSSSYMMPTAELLAPNYRVYAPDLPGYGKSDKPKHTLELSELADSLCKWMDAVGIQRATMLGNSFGCQIIVEFAVRYGDRIERAILQGPTIDRHARTLPQQMWRLLLNSPLEDPSQAPLQAYDYWVAGWPRLVRTVQIALADRIEEKLPYMHVPTLVVRGKEDPVVPQQWAEEVVHLLPNARLAVIPGGGHTLNYSRPLELTRVTRAFIEAKDLQTKKHEIT; this comes from the coding sequence ATGAGTTTACGTCAGGGGAGATTACAGAGTCAATATACCATCGTGAATGGTTTATTGATGCACGCACGGGTATCAGCCGAACCACCAGATGCGGCTGTAGTGATTTTAGTGCATGGAGTGGTGGTTTCCAGTAGTTATATGATGCCAACGGCGGAATTACTAGCACCTAATTACCGAGTATATGCACCAGATTTACCTGGTTACGGTAAAAGCGACAAACCAAAACACACGCTGGAATTGTCCGAATTAGCAGATAGTTTGTGTAAATGGATGGATGCAGTCGGTATTCAACGCGCCACCATGCTGGGTAATTCCTTTGGTTGTCAAATTATAGTTGAATTTGCTGTGCGTTATGGCGATCGCATCGAAAGAGCAATATTACAAGGGCCAACCATCGACCGTCACGCCCGCACTTTACCGCAGCAGATGTGGCGTTTACTCCTCAATTCTCCCCTAGAAGACCCATCCCAGGCTCCTCTGCAAGCATACGATTACTGGGTAGCTGGATGGCCGCGCCTTGTCCGCACTGTCCAAATAGCTCTCGCAGACCGCATTGAAGAAAAACTACCGTATATGCACGTACCCACATTAGTTGTGCGTGGCAAAGAAGACCCCGTTGTGCCGCAGCAGTGGGCGGAGGAAGTAGTGCATCTTTTACCCAATGCTCGACTTGCGGTGATTCCCGGTGGTGGACATACCCTGAATTACAGCAGACCCCTAGAATTAACCCGCGTCACTCGCGCCTTCATAGAAGCTAAAGACCTCCAAACAAAAAAACACGAAATCACCTAA